TATGTTAGAATGTATCCAATGGACAGCCCTGGGTCAGTGAGGTACAGTTCTACCTTTGAGACCAGAATAGAGGTCTATCTTACCGTGTCTCCCAAACCTTATTGAACTGAGCCGTATAGtttacaaaaatatatgccagagcctatcccagctgtctttgggcagtaggcagcgtacaccccaaactggttaccagctaatcgcaaggcacacgtagacaaacagaCATTCGCAtgcacaatcacaccgagggacaattgagagtgttccattaacctgctatgcctgtttttggaatatgggaggaaacgagtacccggagaaaagccatgtAGGAATGCGGTGAACTTGCAAACACTACACAGGAAGTCCATAGCCAGAATCGAATcctggacctctgcaccgtgCCACTCTGATGCATTATTTGGAAAATATAAACTTTTCagaccaattaagtgaaattagATCATGTCCAGCGGCACAACGGATAATTTCTCATTGAAGACTGCTGTGCCATGGCACAGTGGTTGGCAATCACTCTTTTACTGTATCGTGGGAGATAGGGACCAAACCTGGTCACGTGTATGAAAAACTAATTGAAGGACCccaattttgattcatttttcagtCACATAGGATACATAAACAGAACATACTTGCATTAAATATTAGTATGGCACCTTAAGTGACAATACTATAGAAGAAACAAAATACCCACACCGAAAAATTTCCCATGCCTATatcaatattttatattatcCCAAATAGTTTAATATAATTATGAAACCATCTTAGactaccccaaaaaataaatgacttacagatttattaaaaaatgcatgcatgAATATGCGGCAAAGGGGCAAAGCCTGATAACTCGTACCCAAAATACAAAACGTGTCTAACTCAAGACATGTCATTTcaacagtggcgggccgtgcatttcaaccttaggccttcagtgacgtcgtatacattaacacaatacagtataggctcatcaagcagcacttaatttcaggagcatttaaaaccatcaagtatgcattcacaattaagagcaggagaccaaatttatagatattgtaaaccaaccaaacaataacaaaacaaactattctttgaaaataaagttaacagatcatttgcattttgaaaatcggcgatacaacagcaaataactgaaaatcttgagcagctgagattgaacgaactttcgtGCACGAAGTTGACTACAATGCGGCATTATAAATTgtaggtgagcagatttatttgatacattttcatatctttgtcattttatttcgttaccattaatttaaaactaacgaaataaaatgacaagaagaaatgtaaaaaaaaatcatttactcaccaatgtagtgcctgttcactgaacTGCACATCTaggcgagtgtccccaaacgtttttaaacgcaccgtagtttgtaagtggccagccgtgctctgatgtttccttgctggcTTGGTAACACAAtttaaatgggtaaatccagtgtggctccaaacaccaaatcggtccgttgcaagcaatcgtcattcccagcagtacaatttgcagcgtttctcagaggctgtgagccacgggtaccgttcataattgctcatctgaaaatgacggacaaacccttttccttgctgggacaggctagctagcgcaggagttaggtgacctcttcgcacaatatccagcttttcgtggaaggtccgtcttgaaaaatgtgtggaaagtagttctgcaaccagatcaacgtcttcttcttcagccattttgggttaaaatgcagtgatagcttcctctagcaggcgctaatccaatcaccaaaTGCGCACATCCAGTCTCGATGTAAAGCATTCTCGCTGGCCCCGGTGCGCAGACtcatgatctgattggctattgcaaccttgACTGTGCCTGTTCATTTACAGAGCACAGgcgcctgctctgtttaatccgAAAACCCGAGCAAGTTtcatttacctggcaacacaagttatctgaaatatgattggttaaaatttctaccataataaataagttatttatcgagtggctttcaatgttattttaaataacactattttaaataacattgaaaaaatAGTGTTTTAAATAAcactattttaaataacattgaaagccactcgactaagtggaaataatatgatgtaaagaatacagagaataattttgtttacatatttatgaaaataaaacaacatgaattaaatttatgttattgaatgaatgtttaggccaccagagaaggccttgctggtcctgagggtccgccactgCATTTCAACATTGTTCCTTTACAGCAGGGGTCTCAAGCTCCAGTCTTCGAGGGCTgctttcctgcatgttttccatctctccctgctacaacacacttgattcaaatgatcagctcattggCAAGCTTTGCCAGAGCCTCATAATGATCCTGGCCCTGGAGGACCAGAGTTGGGGACCCCCGCTTTACAGCAACACATATCAAAGTCCCCTTTAAGAGAAAAGCCATCCTACTTTGTAACTACTTTCTAAAAATAGGGGGATTTGTCTACTAGCCAGTGCTTTGACTGCATCTGCAAAAAAATACTTAGAGAACAGTGACTTGATAGGGTAACCATTCTCTTCCTTTTTATTACAGTATATGTTGAGTCGACCAAGGCTTATTATCTTCTTACCCTAATAGGTACTATGCCACGGTGCATCCTCTGAAGAAGCGCATCTCAATCTTGGCATGCACCTACCTACTGTGTGCTATCTGGTTACTGTCGTGTGCTCTGGTGGCTCCCGCTGTTGCACACACCTACCATGTGGAGTTCCGAAATGAGGGCTTCACCATCTGCGAGGAATTCTGGATGGGTCAGGAGGGGCAGCGTCTGGCCTACGCCTATGGCACTCTCTTCATCACCTACGTGCTGCCTCTTTCTGCCCTCAGCATCTCTTACCTGTGCATCTCTATCAAACTGAGAAACTGTGTCGTTCCAGGCTTCCACACTCAGAGCCAGGCCGAGGCCCAGCGCCTGCGCAAACGTAAGACCTTCCGCCTGGTGAGCCTGGTGGTGGCCGCTTTTGGCATATGCTGGATGCCCATCAGTGTGTTTAACGTGTTGCGTGACATTGACATCCACCTGATAGATAAGCGCTACTTCCTGCTCATTCAGTTGCTCTGTCACTTGTGTGCCATGAGTTCATCTTGCTGTAACCCATTCCTCTACGCTTGGCTCCATGACCGCTTTCGTGCCGAGCTCCGTAAAATGATGGTCTGCCACCGGCGCATTGGCATTGCTGCTAACAACGGCGCCACCGCCAGTGTCGTGCTGTGAAAGAGCCTTCAAAAATAATTCAAGTGAGACAAATCACTTTGGGGAaggaactatttttttttttttgcctctgttCCATCTTTATAAAATGCATACTTATACAGCATGTTTGTACATTATTTTGCAATGTGATAGTGTTGTAAAGAGGTGGATTAGGTCACTGAAGGCCCATGTCGGAAACTCACTGGCCGTCACCGAGGTCTGGCTAATTCATCACATTATAATaagttcaattttgtttttcttctaatCTTATTTTAATGTGTGGTCCATGAATGCATGGCTTAACACTGCCCCCAAGAGGCCAAGGCTCAACATTTTTGACTCAGCATCCCCTTTCAACATCGTACAGGTATACTACAACAGGACCCTGCAGTCCTGTCACAACTCAAATGTTGGAAGGCATATGAACAATGtctttcagaaaaacaaaacaatttgtatATAATGTGTCATGACAAGCAGTTggatgaaagtgcatttaatgtaaataaaaactaGTTTGCATTCGGATGATGAAgtgtctttatttaaaataaaaccacattTCATTACCTCTTTGTCGACAGGATCATTACTGGAGCTACAATCCACGAGGCATCTGGGGACATTTTCAGTGCTCAGCCCACAGAATGATGAGAGGTAGCCAACAATGAGTTCTTCGGCTAATAAGACACAAGAGGCTTCGGAAGACATGTCTCTACATTCATAATAGATACATTGCAAGAATTTCTGCAAAGGCATTCACAAATATGGTAAAAAGGAAGGCAGAGATGGCGTGCTCATTTACAAGTGCTTCCACTTAAGCCGAGTTGGAAGCACAGGGACCTTTTTACTGTCTTCAATTATCATTGACTTCCTGGAAGAGCACATCATTAGGAGTCTGATTCCGTGCTATTTTGTCAAGTTCTCAGACATGACTGCGCTGTCGCCCCAACAATCACCTCATATGAGTCAGACAACTGCAAACGCAAGTGACATTAGCTACTTGCTTTATGTTGGTTTTCTCAGTTTAACCAAAGGTGCACTATATCCGGAGAAAGCAAAGCAGCTGATTAAAGGGGATAAATACCTCCgtggtgggagaaaaaaaaactgtgatcaTCAGTTGAAGTTTTGCATAAAattgatatatatacacatgtggAATGATTGAGTGATATATACAATTATTCTGCAATGGAAAAAACATTTACGTTATTAAAATAAAGCGCATCCCACCTCTCAAGTattgtaaataaatcaaaacatttcaaatacatttaaaagtgtTCAAAGCAACAGCAGTACCTTTGTGTCCAAATACATTCATTGACTTCAATACACACATTTAGCCGCTTGTTCATCAATCACACACCAGTTCCAGCATTCTCGAAGAAATCTCAATATTACTACACAAAGTGCATTATTAGCCTTGAGAGTCCCATAAGGATGAGTCTTAGTACAAAGTAAGaccagcacacgcacacacaagaaaaACTGTACTGGACCATGATGCTCGTCTTTCCTTTGCTGTTACTTCACACTGGCTTCATGGCCTGCAGGATGGCAGGCTTCTCCTCAATGACGCGCACCAGCAGGTTGTCAATGTAGTCTTCAAGCTCGTTGATTTTGCAGTCTTTCTTGGACAGATCCGCTTGTTGCCTCACCACAAGCGTGATCAGCTCTTCATGGGTTAGCTGAGTGAATGGTCCGCTGCCAGCCACGCCTGCCACCTGCGCCAAGCACAAAAATGTGTAAAGGAGTCCCGTGAGAAAGTGTGACGGTGAATCAAAAGGTGACTGAATATCTTCAACAATCTGGCACAAAAGGTTTCTACTGGATGAAACTGAGGATTAATATAATGGAGTTAATGTGAGGTTATTACATTTATCCCGTTGGTATTTTATATTCATGTCACAGTACCTTCACATTTCCAGCTGTGCCACTCTGAGCACGTGTGTCTTTCAGTGCATAAGTGGTGGTGGAATGCTGACTTTCAATCGAGTGCATTGGCTTCACTGGATGAGGCCTGGAAGGAAATTCATATTCTTAAATCCACCACACTGCATGAAGCAATCGGGCACATGACTGAAGCAGGTTTGCAAGAAACTGGGCACCTCAGGTCAGTGTGTTTCAAAGTGGGTTGCATAACATACAATAGATGAGTCTTTGCCAAAGGTTTTAATCATGTTTTCAAAGTCCAAGCCAGAATTCGCCAAGAAGGCCAACAATCCCAACCAAGGTAAAACCAACGCCCAAAGATTTCTTTATCCAAATAGCAACTGCAATCACGTTGCAGTGTGAAGCAACTGTCAGCGAATGCAAACTCATCACTTTTTAAGTCTCACCTGGATAACGTGGGGGCAAGGCCATCTCCATTGCTAAACTGGGAACTGACAAGATGAGGAGTCTCAGTGGGTGGCATCAATGCTTTCTTGGGTTTCTGTCTTGCAGACAACACTTCTGCTTGTGAGGACGGTGCCTCCGTTAGAACAGGGAGGGGGTCTGAAACAGGGAACGGGGACGATTCTGGAAAAGAATCTCGAGCAAATGGATCCTCTCCATCGGTAAGATTAACTTGTGCCTTCCCATCAGCTGGATGTCTTTGTGTGATGGATTCAATGACACCATCCCTTGTTGTGTGTTCTTGATTACTTTTGGTGGCTTGCTCTTCATCCGGAGGTCCTCGCTGTAACGTAAAAGCCTTCATAGAGTTACTTCTCGATAGAGATGATGTTCGTCTAGCTGAATTTATGAGGGGGAAGCCTGGACTGGTTTCCctgtcctcatcctcatcctgcCTTTTGCTTGTCTCATAGCCATTCAAAATTGAGAAGGGATCCCTTGATTTCTCCTCGCTGAATATTTGATCAAGATCATCCGCCGTCATTCCAAGGCTTTCGGGTTTTTGTTCCCTCTGGGTTACTCTGGTATAGAGACCATCTGATGTTCTGGCTGGTTTTGGTGGTACCACCATCTCTGTAGGCTCTTTCTTGACAGATCGTTGCCTCGGTCTAGCAGTGGGAACTTGTGTGTCAAGGTTCTCTGGAGCTTTTGTCTGGTCATCAGATGCTACCGAATCCCACTCCATTTGGCTTACAGAACTAGTCAGATATGCCGGTCGAATGGACTGTTGCAAAGCATTCTCTGATCCATTTAGAGAGATCTCGTGGAGGCTCCCACTTGTAGTTTTGTCAGTATTTAGAATTTCTGCAGTGACTTGTTTAGGTGGTGGAGGAGGGGCTGCTACTGTTTTAGACGACCGATGTCTGCTTTCCATGTAATGCGTTTGAAAATACCCAACAGAATTGTTCTCTTCTGGAAATGAAGGTTCAGCCTCCCCTGGGTCTGCTGGGCCATCCACACTCATCTCTGGACCTATCAATTCTGGTGTACTGTCCATATGCCTTTGATTGACCTCAGCAATGATATGATCCCAGCGAGTGTGTCCCTGTACCCCATGCCTCTTTTGAGGATATAGTGTTTCATAATCAGGAAGCGGAAGAGAGAGTCTTTTCGCCTGCTGAGATCCATTTGGGTTTCTGGAGATCTGCGCCTCTTTGGTTCCACTAGTCTGGGCCTCATATATGGGATACAAGGGTGGCAAGGGGGATCTTCCTGTCTTATCAGCCATTGTGGGTGAAGATGACTCGACACTGTAAGAAGGGGAGTCAGGCGGACTTCTATACGGGGAACCCGGCGGACTTATACATGGGGAAGCTGGCGGACTTCTACACGGGGAACCAGGCGGGGAACCCAGCGGACTTTTGCGCACTGAACCAAGCGGACTTTTAGACAGAGAACCAGGTGGGGAACCAGGCAAACTTTGGCGCAGCGAACCAAATGGAGAACCAGGTGTACTTTGGCGCAGCGAACCAAGCGGGGAAGCAGGTGGACTTTGGCGCAGAGAACCAGGCGGTGAACCAAGTGGAGAACCAGGCGGACTTTTGCGCAGAGAACCAAGTGGGGAACCAGGCGGACTTTTATACTGAGAACCAGGCAGGCTTTTATACAGAGAACCAGACAGGGAACCAGGCGGGGAACCGGGCGGGGAACCGGGCggggaactgggcggggaaccAGGTGGACGCTTACGTAGGGAACCAGACAGACTTCGCCTGAATCTCAGGGGAGCCAAGGATGAATGAAGATCGGAGAAAGTATCGGGGAAGTCATACGGTACACTAGAACGGGGAGATTCAGAGGTGATGGGGGAGGACCACTGCTGGTCCACTGGAACACTGGTGGTTTGAAACTCAGAGTATTCAGATTTCAGGTGCTCAGAGGATTCAGATTCCAGAGAATGACTCAATCTGCCAAGAAGTGGAAAAAAGGCCTACAAATCAGTGAAACTATCAAATAACCCAGGGTTCGATGCCCCAATGTATAAGCCCGTCACCAAATTAGCTTGTAGCTAGCAgaacaacacattttcatgaCAAAATTCAATGCCAAACATTGTGTTACTCTTGTGATTGTTTGACAATTCCAAAGTTAATATACTTCCTTAAAATCATTGAGCATACATGTGAACTCTAATCATTACATGTCTACTAACCTGTTAGTAAACACGCCATTGAAGACCCAAAGACAAGGTACGGAAACAATGCCTGCTAGATGTTTCTATTttaagtcacaaaaaaaatatttcggtGTAAGGCTTCTTTTACTGCCTTCTAGTTGTCCAAACCCAATTTAATTGTAATGCAAAGCATTGTCCAAACTATTTCAAGAGAATAACGAAACCAAAATTGCCCTTCATCACCCAAATCTATCATGTAACACAAAAATCCAAATTCattgataaaaatgtgtttgctcaCCATGAATGACCCAAAGCCAACAAAAAATGCCACCAAGGTCCAAACGTAGAGGAAAATCTTtagaaaggagaaaaatgaaaaaccacACACCCAAGACGTCGACAATAAAAGTCACACTGTAACTACTTCTACAAGCTCTTTTCGCAACCTGTTCCACAACATCTTCACAAAAACGAACACGCCCTTTTCTTCATCATACAACAGAGCAGTCTGGCTAAACAGGTCGGTCAACTTCTGGGTGGA
This sequence is a window from Hippocampus zosterae strain Florida chromosome 6, ASM2543408v3, whole genome shotgun sequence. Protein-coding genes within it:
- the LOC127601930 gene encoding prolactin-releasing peptide receptor-like yields the protein MEDPELTSPSPVPHEMNDTGGIFEVALQNVSSERKPQFEGVELLQSFKVLIIPCYTVVALVGVIGNYLLLYVICCTRKMHNVTNFFIGNLAFSDMLMCSTCIPFTLAYALNPHGWVFGRFMCYLIYLIQPVTVYVSVFTLTAIGVDRYYATVHPLKKRISILACTYLLCAIWLLSCALVAPAVAHTYHVEFRNEGFTICEEFWMGQEGQRLAYAYGTLFITYVLPLSALSISYLCISIKLRNCVVPGFHTQSQAEAQRLRKRKTFRLVSLVVAAFGICWMPISVFNVLRDIDIHLIDKRYFLLIQLLCHLCAMSSSCCNPFLYAWLHDRFRAELRKMMVCHRRIGIAANNGATASVVL
- the rab11fip1a gene encoding rab11 family-interacting protein 1 isoform X1 translates to MSLVDQSQQSFPTSVQVTVHQARHLRPKGKNGTNDAYAIIQVAKDKFSTAVAEKSMAPMWKEEASFDLPLFHPGNVDRCTLHIIVMHRVQAGLDKFLGQAVVNLLELYENKGRQKPDWFQLVDKSGKADKLRGDVLLGITFMRNNMSASMVDLSMRDKPRSRMSKLKDKVRLKKKDSFSDSGSAMSQVLTDSEGDRDSLSSTRTSGEKKKSKLKNLFAPKSNLQRNSSQSMSTLGTLSAKNSSLSGSRSSGINVETPEVKKKFKFLGHKRSGSSDSKVSLGPLSLLSRSKHSTSDLNNPSNNGTHVSAEEAEARRGSTLSLNSSSQGSMENVHQRTDSVLADKHASVPLFRSDTRDRLMIEQKRQEEEERRQNEAMCLQEEEEKQRRWLEEENQRKADEYERTRRFAEDEVRREKQREEEEEERRRLEGIEIEERHKMEELAPKREEQKTHEEASMSERLSSLFGIIRKKEAAPQHPEEEEEVMTTQAPHYDTRDQEVLKATNSFESISLSSTTQFNSNESPSDEQNSSFNPQSSSAMLFQNRASKVSTVKPRLSHSLESESSEHLKSEYSEFQTTSVPVDQQWSSPITSESPRSSVPYDFPDTFSDLHSSLAPLRFRRSLSGSLRKRPPGSPPSSPPGSPPGSPPGSLSGSLYKSLPGSQYKSPPGSPLGSLRKSPPGSPLGSPPGSLRQSPPASPLGSLRQSTPGSPFGSLRQSLPGSPPGSLSKSPLGSVRKSPLGSPPGSPCRSPPASPCISPPGSPYRSPPDSPSYSVESSSPTMADKTGRSPLPPLYPIYEAQTSGTKEAQISRNPNGSQQAKRLSLPLPDYETLYPQKRHGVQGHTRWDHIIAEVNQRHMDSTPELIGPEMSVDGPADPGEAEPSFPEENNSVGYFQTHYMESRHRSSKTVAAPPPPPKQVTAEILNTDKTTSGSLHEISLNGSENALQQSIRPAYLTSSVSQMEWDSVASDDQTKAPENLDTQVPTARPRQRSVKKEPTEMVVPPKPARTSDGLYTRVTQREQKPESLGMTADDLDQIFSEEKSRDPFSILNGYETSKRQDEDEDRETSPGFPLINSARRTSSLSRSNSMKAFTLQRGPPDEEQATKSNQEHTTRDGVIESITQRHPADGKAQVNLTDGEDPFARDSFPESSPFPVSDPLPVLTEAPSSQAEVLSARQKPKKALMPPTETPHLVSSQFSNGDGLAPTLSRPHPVKPMHSIESQHSTTTYALKDTRAQSGTAGNVKVAGVAGSGPFTQLTHEELITLVVRQQADLSKKDCKINELEDYIDNLLVRVIEEKPAILQAMKPV
- the rab11fip1a gene encoding rab11 family-interacting protein 1 isoform X2; protein product: MSLVDQSQQSFPTSVQVTVHQARHLRPKGKNGTNDAYAIIQVAKDKFSTAVAEKSMAPMWKEEASFDLPLFHPGNVDRCTLHIIVMHRVQAGLDKFLGQAVVNLLELYENKGRQKPDWFQLVDKSGKADKLRGDVLLGITFMRNNMSASMVDLSMRDKPRSRMSKLKDKVRLKKKDSFSDSGSAMSQVLTDSEGDRDSLSSTRTSGEKKKSKLKNLFAPKSNLQRNSSQSMSTLGTLSAKNSSLSGSRSSGINVETPEVKKKFKFLGHKRSGSSDSKVSLGPLSLLSRSKHSTSDLNNPSNNGTHVSAEEAEARRGSTLSLNSSSQGSMENVHQRTDSVLADKHASVPLFRSDTRDRLMIEQKRQEEEERRQNEAMCLQEEEEKQRRWLEEENQRKADEYERTRRFAEDEVRREKQREEEEEERRRLEGIEIEERHKMEELAPKREEQKTHEEASMSERLSSLFGIIRKKEAAPQHPEEEEEVMTTQAPHYDTRDQEVLKATNSFESISLSSTTQFNSNESPSDEQNSSFNPQSSSAMLFQNRASKVSTVKPRLSHSLESESSEHLKSEYSEFQTTSVPVDQQWSSPITSESPRSSVPYDFPDTFSDLHSSLAPLRFRRSLSGSLRKRPPGSPPSSPPGSPPGSPPGSLSGSLYKSLPGSQYKSPPGSPLGSLRKSPPASPLGSLRQSTPGSPFGSLRQSLPGSPPGSLSKSPLGSVRKSPLGSPPGSPCRSPPASPCISPPGSPYRSPPDSPSYSVESSSPTMADKTGRSPLPPLYPIYEAQTSGTKEAQISRNPNGSQQAKRLSLPLPDYETLYPQKRHGVQGHTRWDHIIAEVNQRHMDSTPELIGPEMSVDGPADPGEAEPSFPEENNSVGYFQTHYMESRHRSSKTVAAPPPPPKQVTAEILNTDKTTSGSLHEISLNGSENALQQSIRPAYLTSSVSQMEWDSVASDDQTKAPENLDTQVPTARPRQRSVKKEPTEMVVPPKPARTSDGLYTRVTQREQKPESLGMTADDLDQIFSEEKSRDPFSILNGYETSKRQDEDEDRETSPGFPLINSARRTSSLSRSNSMKAFTLQRGPPDEEQATKSNQEHTTRDGVIESITQRHPADGKAQVNLTDGEDPFARDSFPESSPFPVSDPLPVLTEAPSSQAEVLSARQKPKKALMPPTETPHLVSSQFSNGDGLAPTLSRPHPVKPMHSIESQHSTTTYALKDTRAQSGTAGNVKVAGVAGSGPFTQLTHEELITLVVRQQADLSKKDCKINELEDYIDNLLVRVIEEKPAILQAMKPV